Within the Rosa rugosa chromosome 2, drRosRugo1.1, whole genome shotgun sequence genome, the region CACTGTCCTTCACATTGCAGCAGGAGCAAGACATGTTCACTTTGTGGAGAAGCTGGTCGAAATGATGGAAGAATTGAATGGAATGGAAAAATGTTCACAAGACTTGGCACTGCAAGACAAGAATGGAAACACTGCCTTCTGCATTGCCGCTGCTGCTGGAAGTATTGAAATTGCAGAGATTATGATGAAGAAGAATAAGTATTTGCCGACAATTCGAGGCGGTGAAGGAATGACACCACTCTATATGGCTGCCTTGTTGGGACAGTCTGTAATGGCAGATAACCTGTACTCTGGAACAAAGGAAATGTTGAAGGAAGCCGACCGCGGAGGGTTGTTTTTTACTTGTATCGATAATGGTTTGTATGGTAAGAAATACTAAACAATTCATCCTACACATATTCAATATAGTGTTTGCCTTTCTAATTTCTGTTAATCTGTTTCTTTGTAAATTATGCAGATCTAGCTATGAAGATGCTAAAAAGTGACAGAGCATTAGCTAAGGCTCGTAATGCAAAACAGGAAACAGCTTTGCATATCTTGGCTAGAATGCCTTCAGAATTCAGCAGCCAAAGTCCAGGAATGTGGAGTAGACTCATCAACTCATGTGAGTGGTTCTTTAAAAGTTAATTTTACCTCTGTGCATGTCATTTTGAAAGCTGTGGCTTATGGTTTTCAACCTTTTGTTCATAAGTTATCCCAGGTTGGAAGTTCTCATACAATGGGAACATGAAACAAGTCAATGAAGCCCTTGAACTAGTCCAATGCCTTTGGACAGAAATCTTGAGAAATGATCATGACGATGTGATGGGACTAATCAATCATCCTTCAAAATTACTGTTTGACGCTACAAAATTAGGAAATTATGAGTTCCTGGCAGTGCTTATTAACTCTTATCCTGATTTAATATGGCAACTTGATGACAACAATCGGAGTATAATCCATGTTGCTGTTTTGCATCGTCATGCAAGTATCTTCAATTTAGTGCATGAGATAGGCTCCATCAAGGATATGATAGTGACATTTAATGATGGTGGTGAGGGTAATAACATTTTACATATGGCTGCAAAATTAGCACCTCCAAATCAACTCAACCTTGTATCAGGAGCAGCTCTTCAAATGCAGCGAGAGTTGGTATGGTTTGAGGTACTTCAATCTTCCACTAAGCCTACAATTATTTCATACTAGCTAGTACATTCACTTTGACATTTCTCAATTTCTTAGCTAAATTGTCATGCATTCTTTTTATATCTTTGATGTTTCAGGAAGTAAAAAAGATCGTACAACCTAACTCCATAGAGATGAAAAACAAGAAAGGAAAAACACCACGAGAATTGTTCACAAGTGAGCATAAAGGGTTGTTGCACAAAGGAGAAGCATGGATGAAGCACACCGCAAATTCATGCATGATTGTTGCGGCTCTTATCGCAACTGTTGTGTTTTCAGCTGCATTTAGCGTACCTGGTGGTACATCTGATAATACAGGACAGCCAAACTTTCTAAAAGAGACTGCTTTCCTATTCTTTGCCATAGCAGATGGAGTAGCACTCGTTTCCTCTTCAACTTCAATACTGATGTTCTTATTCATCCTCACATCACGTTATGCTGAAGGTGATTTCCTCAGATCATTACCGTTGAAGCTGATGATAGGACTCACATCACTTTTCATCTCTATAGCATCTATGATGGTAGCTTTTAGCACAACCTTCTATTTAGATTGTCACTATGGATTAGGATGGGTCCCAAATCTTATATTTGTATTTGCATTTGTCCCGGTTGCTTTGTTTGCTTTTCTGCAGTTTCCTCTCTTGTCTGATATGTTTTCTTCAACATATTGTTCAAGTCTTTTATTTCAGCCATGGAAACATATGATCGACTAGAAAGTCAAGGTTGTATTGTTGTACATATATTAGAGAAATGGAGCTGTTTTAGTTCAAGCACATTTATCATATCATATGTAGAGATATACAGGAGTACAGGACAAATGAAGTCATATAATTGCAAAGCATGGCGATCAAAGACGGCTATAATCCGGAATCAAAGATTACTTAAAACGAACCAGAAAAACACAATACTTTTAGCTAGGTTAGAGTAATTTATATACCCAAAACTATTCTCCAATGTAGTCGGTCAACTATCATTGTTTTTTGTGTGACCTTGTCGGTTCCAACTAGGTACATTTTAGGATTATCCACAAGCCAATTAGTAAAGACTAGTAGCCGT harbors:
- the LOC133733474 gene encoding ankyrin repeat-containing protein At5g02620-like isoform X1 encodes the protein MRWRFNLEPMSSPQAHNSVPPGIQLMATGNGDPIATAHYVINIPSIPSLLFLENDNRELYLIKCVPLNKYALKGNWEAAEPILRNDPRLLTYSITRGWDTVLHIAAGARHVHFVEKLVEMMEELNGMEKCSQDLALQDKNGNTAFCIAAAAGSIEIAEIMMKKNKYLPTIRGGEGMTPLYMAALLGQSVMADNLYSGTKEMLKEADRGGLFFTCIDNGLYDLAMKMLKSDRALAKARNAKQETALHILARMPSEFSSQSPGMWSRLINSFIPGWKFSYNGNMKQVNEALELVQCLWTEILRNDHDDVMGLINHPSKLLFDATKLGNYEFLAVLINSYPDLIWQLDDNNRSIIHVAVLHRHASIFNLVHEIGSIKDMIVTFNDGGEGNNILHMAAKLAPPNQLNLVSGAALQMQRELVWFEEVKKIVQPNSIEMKNKKGKTPRELFTSEHKGLLHKGEAWMKHTANSCMIVAALIATVVFSAAFSVPGGTSDNTGQPNFLKETAFLFFAIADGVALVSSSTSILMFLFILTSRYAEGDFLRSLPLKLMIGLTSLFISIASMMVAFSTTFYLDCHYGLGWVPNLIFVFAFVPVALFAFLQFPLLSDMFSSTYCSSLLFQPWKHMID
- the LOC133733474 gene encoding ankyrin repeat-containing protein At5g02620-like isoform X2; amino-acid sequence: MSSPQAHNSVPPGIQLMATGNGDPIATAHYVINIPSIPSLLFLENDNRELYLIKCVPLNKYALKGNWEAAEPILRNDPRLLTYSITRGWDTVLHIAAGARHVHFVEKLVEMMEELNGMEKCSQDLALQDKNGNTAFCIAAAAGSIEIAEIMMKKNKYLPTIRGGEGMTPLYMAALLGQSVMADNLYSGTKEMLKEADRGGLFFTCIDNGLYDLAMKMLKSDRALAKARNAKQETALHILARMPSEFSSQSPGMWSRLINSFIPGWKFSYNGNMKQVNEALELVQCLWTEILRNDHDDVMGLINHPSKLLFDATKLGNYEFLAVLINSYPDLIWQLDDNNRSIIHVAVLHRHASIFNLVHEIGSIKDMIVTFNDGGEGNNILHMAAKLAPPNQLNLVSGAALQMQRELVWFEEVKKIVQPNSIEMKNKKGKTPRELFTSEHKGLLHKGEAWMKHTANSCMIVAALIATVVFSAAFSVPGGTSDNTGQPNFLKETAFLFFAIADGVALVSSSTSILMFLFILTSRYAEGDFLRSLPLKLMIGLTSLFISIASMMVAFSTTFYLDCHYGLGWVPNLIFVFAFVPVALFAFLQFPLLSDMFSSTYCSSLLFQPWKHMID